A genomic window from Silene latifolia isolate original U9 population chromosome Y, ASM4854445v1, whole genome shotgun sequence includes:
- the LOC141631115 gene encoding uncharacterized protein LOC141631115 encodes MGVGGLSTVGAVEYHDVRDGLKHRSFRVEFNTKTNESKCACKLFERHDIVCRHILWVWNGRQVIEEIGEADIKKAEMSKVWSEIYATVGVMDSYATVKQMKQLQKTLTQFRENITRPIEPKTKNQEIEALLGITASNDIDLRPPNKAKNKGSGKRLRSSKEKAKSKPQKRKRRCGNCKKWVNHNKENGNLPFAESPLLR; translated from the exons ATGGGGGTCGGGGGGTTGTCAACAGTAGGGGCAGTGGAGTACCATGACGTTCGTGATGGACTGAAGCACAGGAGCTTCCGAGTTGAATTTAACACCAAAACTAACGAGAGCAAATGTGCATGTAAGCTGTTTGAGAGGCATGACATTGTCTGTCGCCATATACTGtgggtgtggaatggtaggcAG gtgATAGAAGAGATTGGTGAAGCTGACATCAAGAAAGCtgagatgtcaaaggtttggtctgaGATTTATGCAACTGTCGGGGTGATGGACAGTTATGCTACGGTTAAACAGATGAAGCAACTGCAGAAAACCCTGACACAGTTCAGGGAGAACATCACAAGACCAATTGAACCAAAAACTAAAAACCAGGAAATCGAGGCTCTTCTCGGCATCACAGCTTCAAATGATATTGACCTTCGACCGccaaacaaggccaagaataagggCAGTGGTAAAAGATTAAGGTCGTCGAAAGAAAAGGCCAAGAGCAAGCCACAAAAGAGGAAGCGAAGATGCGGTAACTGCAAGAAGTGGGTGAACCACAACAAAGAGAACGGTAATCTTCCATTTGCCGAAAGTCCCCTTCttcgatga